One window from the genome of Serinibacter salmoneus encodes:
- a CDS encoding type II secretion system F family protein: MIPVGALAGLGLACGILLIASAVLAGRPSLMARVEPYVRAADTPSRPTQLADGDASFSARLLRPLAQDSARVLDHLGSSTASVRHRLRTLGSPQAPEAFRVEQLLWAAGGLAIGLIAALVIGATRGGSPLALAAVAVVCAVAGALARDRALSRAVKQREVRIAAEFPTVAELLALAIGSGEAPSSALARVARSTHGDLAGELRLTLADVRAGATMSAALDGLARRSNLPAIARFADGVATAIERGSPLAEVLRAQAGDARDSAKRELMEAGGRKEIGMLVPSSAG, from the coding sequence GTGATCCCCGTCGGGGCGCTCGCGGGCCTCGGTCTCGCATGCGGGATCCTGCTCATCGCCTCGGCCGTACTCGCCGGCAGGCCCTCCCTGATGGCGCGGGTGGAACCGTACGTGCGCGCGGCCGATACGCCGTCGCGCCCTACCCAGCTGGCCGACGGCGACGCCTCCTTCTCGGCGCGACTCCTGCGCCCACTCGCGCAGGACTCCGCTCGGGTGCTGGACCACCTCGGATCCTCCACAGCCTCGGTCCGCCACCGACTGCGCACCCTGGGCTCGCCACAGGCGCCCGAGGCGTTCCGCGTGGAGCAGCTGCTCTGGGCTGCGGGTGGTCTCGCGATCGGGCTCATCGCGGCGCTGGTCATCGGGGCGACGCGCGGTGGCTCGCCCCTCGCGCTGGCGGCGGTCGCCGTGGTCTGCGCAGTAGCAGGGGCGCTCGCGCGTGACCGCGCCCTCTCTCGCGCCGTGAAGCAGCGGGAGGTGCGGATCGCCGCGGAGTTCCCCACGGTGGCCGAGTTGCTCGCCCTGGCGATCGGATCCGGGGAGGCCCCCTCGTCGGCGCTGGCCCGGGTGGCGCGCTCGACCCACGGCGACCTCGCGGGCGAGCTCCGTCTCACCCTGGCCGATGTGCGCGCGGGGGCGACGATGTCGGCGGCGTTGGACGGGCTGGCACGGCGCAGCAACCTGCCCGCGATCGCCCGGTTCGCCGACGGCGTGGCCACCGCCATCGAGCGCGGCAGCCCCCTGGCGGAGGTGCTGCGCGCCCAGGCCGGGGATGCCCGCGACTCCGCCAAGCGGGAGCTGATGGAGGCGGGCGGCCGCAAGGAGATCGGGATGCTCGTCCCGTCAAGCGCTGGATAG